Proteins from one Mesotoga infera genomic window:
- the rlmB gene encoding 23S rRNA (guanosine(2251)-2'-O)-methyltransferase RlmB, with product MYLHGRNVLKELLGIDSSLLRIRRILFTNQRNVDSQLLELANEAKAKGFRIEEMPPEKLANLCREKKHQGVVIDLKEFSYVDPERMLDNLEEQNTATIVLLDQIQDPHNLGAIIRTSVAVGADAIAITSSNSAEITPAVVKVSAGLAFSIPVIKIVNMAQFEKSLKERGFWIYASDMDGTPYYENEYSEKSAIIFGNEGKGVRRLVKERSDVLISIPMEKAVDSLNVAAAAAIILFDRRRQLAVRGE from the coding sequence ATGTATCTCCATGGCAGAAATGTGCTGAAAGAACTGCTTGGAATCGATTCGTCGCTACTGAGAATCAGACGAATACTCTTCACCAATCAGAGGAATGTCGATTCTCAGTTGCTCGAACTTGCCAATGAAGCGAAAGCTAAGGGGTTTAGAATAGAGGAGATGCCCCCGGAAAAACTCGCAAATCTCTGCCGAGAGAAGAAGCACCAGGGAGTGGTGATTGATCTCAAGGAGTTCTCATACGTGGACCCTGAAAGAATGCTTGACAATCTTGAAGAGCAGAACACAGCAACCATTGTGCTTCTAGATCAGATCCAGGACCCACATAATCTTGGAGCGATTATCAGAACTTCAGTTGCGGTCGGGGCCGATGCCATCGCAATAACTTCGAGCAACTCTGCCGAAATTACTCCGGCAGTCGTAAAGGTCTCTGCAGGACTCGCCTTCAGTATCCCGGTAATCAAGATAGTCAATATGGCGCAGTTTGAGAAATCTCTTAAAGAAAGAGGATTCTGGATATATGCTTCAGATATGGACGGAACGCCTTATTACGAAAACGAATATTCTGAAAAATCGGCCATAATATTCGGAAATGAGGGAAAAGGAGTCAGGCGGCTGGTGAAGGAGAGAAGCGACGTTCTCATTTCGATTCCTATGGAGAAGGCGGTAGATTCGCTGAATGTCGCTGCCGCTGCGGCTATAATTCTGTTCGACAGACGACGCCAGCTGGCCGTAAGAGGAGAGTGA